One segment of Fusarium falciforme chromosome 13, complete sequence DNA contains the following:
- a CDS encoding Monocarboxylate transporter 2 has product MASISSQYYQFILSQAICSPLGASMVLYPSFSCVATWFRQKRALALGITASGSSLGGAILPVLVNRLIPRIGFGWTMRVCAFLLFGLLLLTNLTVRSRVPPQPKETGIMAYLRPFTSLSFVLTSLAGFFYSMGMFIPITFMVTYGEYVGLSDDMAGYLVSIFNAASGIGRILPGYIADKVGSFNVSMAAATLSTIFVLALWLPGHSHGSAIAFAALFGFSSGTYTAISPALVADISDLKEIGTRSGTMYAFMSVAALTGSPIGGALISGADGSYWKLQVFTGCMLGAGTAFYIAARLYLTKGRLWEKV; this is encoded by the exons ATGGCCTCGATATCGTCTCAGTACTACCAGTTCATCTTATCCCAGGCGATTTGCAGCCCCCTGGGTGCAAGCATGGTTCTGTATCCGTCCTTCAGCTGCGTCGCCACCTGGTTCCGACAAAAGCGTGCTCTGGCCCTGGGAATCACAGCTAGCGGCTCGAGTCTCGGCGGCGCTATCTTGCCTGTTTTGGTCAATCGCTTGATACCACGTATTGGGTTTGGGTGGACGATGCGTGTCTGCGCTTTCCTCTTATTcggcctgcttcttctgACAAATCTAACCGTCCGATCACGAGTCCCACCTCAACCAAAGGAGACCGGCATCATGGCCTATCTTCGCCCCTTTACGTCGCTCTCCTTTGTGCTAACCTCCTTGGCGGGCTTCTTCTACTCCATGGGCATGTTCATCCCCATTACATTCATGGTAACTTACGGTGAATATGTCGGCCTGTCAGATGATATGGCTGGGTACCTGGTCTCGATCTTCAATGCGGCGAG TGGAATTGGGCGTATTCTACCGGGATACATAGCAGATAAAGTTGGCAGCTTCAACGTGTCAATGGCAGCCGCGACTCTTTCGACCATCTTTGTGTTGGCATTGTGGCTGCCAGGGCACAGTCATGGGTCGGCCATCGCTTTTGCCGCATTGTTTGGATTCAGTTCCGGCACTTATACAGCCATCAGCCCGGCCTTGGTAGCGGACATTTCAGACCTCAAGGAGATAGGCACCCGTTCCGGAACCATGTACGCGTTCATGTCTGTGGCTGCCCTCACTGGCAGCCCAATCGGGGGTGCCTTAATCTCGGGAGCAGACGGGAGCTATTGGAAGCTCCAAGTTTTTACTGGCTGCATGCTTGGTGCTGGAACTGCGTTCTATATCGCTGCCAGACTGTACCTGACCAAAGGTAGGCTGTGGGAGAAAGTCTGA